In one window of Scyliorhinus canicula chromosome 17, sScyCan1.1, whole genome shotgun sequence DNA:
- the LOC119951548 gene encoding zinc finger protein 229-like codes for MEKPWKCGDCGKGYRVPSALETHRRIHTGERPFTCSVCGKGFTHLVCLQSHQRVHTGETLFTCSQCGKGFSNSSNLQRHQRVHTGVKPFTCPQCGKGFIQSSNLQIHQRVHTGERPFTCPQCWKGFMRLSSLQSHQRIHTGERPFTCVQCGKGFSDSSTLQTHQRVHTGERPFTCSQCGKRFTQSSNLQRHQRVHTGERPFTCPQCGKGFSDSSTLQTHQRVHTSERPFICSQCGKRFSDSSTLQRHQRVHTGERPVTCPQCGKGFSHSSTLQKHQRVHTGERPFTCCQCGKGFTQTSTLQRHQRVHSGERPFTCSQCGKGFTQLSILQTHQRVHTGERPVTCSQCGKGFTQLSNLQRHQRVHTGERPLSPAFILHNDPLQPTNTRINGSYNTGLGIKGTGLILCCGLPIT; via the coding sequence atggagaaaccttggaaatgtggggactgtgggaagggatacagagtCCCATCTgcgctggaaactcatcgacgcattcacactggggagaggccattcacctgctctgtgtgtgggaagggattcactcatttagtctgtctgcagtcacaccagcgagttcacacggggGAAACactattcacctgctctcagtgtgggaaaggattcagtaatTCATCCAACctccagagacatcagcgagttcacactggggtgaagccgttcacctgccctcagtgtgggaagggatttattcagTCATCCAACCTACAGATACACCaaagggttcacactggggagagaccgttcacctgccctcagtgttggaagggattcatgcgattatccagcctgcagtcacatcagcgaattcacactggggagagaccgttcacctgtgttcagtgtgggaagggattcagtgattcatccaccctgcagacacatcagcgagttcacactggggagaggccgttcacctgctctcagtgtgggaagcgaTTTACTCAGTCGTCTAATCTGCAGAGacatcaacgagttcacactggggagaggccattcacctgccctcagtgtgggaagggattcagtgattcctccaccctgcagacacaccagcgggttcacaccagcgAGAGGCCAtttatctgctctcagtgtgggaagagattcagtgattcatccaccctgcagagacaccagcgagttcacactggggagaggccagtcACCTGCCCGcagtgtgggaagggtttcagtcattcatccactctgcagaaacatcagcgggttcacactggggagaggccattcacctgctgccaatgtgggaagggattcactcaaacatccaccctgcagagacaccagcgagtacattctggggagaggccattcacctgctctcaatgtgggaagggattcactcaattatccatcctgcagacacaccagcgagttcacactggcgagaggccggtcacctgctctcagtgtgggaagggattcactcaattatccaacctgcagagacatcagcgagttcacacaggggagaggccgctCAGCCCTGCCTTCATTTTACACAATGATCCTCTGCAGCCCACCAATACCCGAATAAACGGTTCTTATAACACTGGTCTGGGTATTAAAGGCACGGGTTTAATCCTGTGTTGTGGTTTACCTATTACCTGA